In a single window of the Osmerus eperlanus chromosome 4, fOsmEpe2.1, whole genome shotgun sequence genome:
- the tead3a gene encoding transcriptional enhancer factor TEF-5 isoform X6: MYGRNELIARYIKLRTGKTRTRKQVSSHIQVLARKRVREYQTGIKDQVSKDKALQSVANLSSAQIVSASVMKPQPPYPPPVRFWPGIPGQPGHSQDIKPFAQPPYTTLPAPVPTPISYEPLPAPRAPATIATPVWQDRTIASDKLRLLEYSAFMESQRDADTFSKHLFVHIGQCSPGYSDPVLESVDVRQIYDKFPEKKGGLKELYEKGPHSAFFLVKFWADLSSDLEEGPGAFYGVSSQYSGTENITISVSTKVCSFGKQVVEKVETEYARMEGGKCVFRIHRSPMCEYMVNFIHKLKHLPEKYMMNSVLENFTILQVVSNRETQETLLCIAFVFEVSTSEHGAQYHVYRLVKD, encoded by the exons ATGTATG GGCGCAATGAGCTGATAGCGCGCTACATCAAGCTGCGCACTGGGAAGACTCGCACACGCAAACAG GTATCTAGTCACATTCAGGTGTTGGCGCGTAAAAGGGTACGAGAATACCAGACAGGCATCAAG gaCCAGGTGTCAAAGGACAAGGCGTTGCAGAGCGTGGCTAACCTCTCGTCGGCTCAGATCGTTTCTGCCAGCGTGATGAAGCCCCAGCCCCCCTACCCCCCGCCTgtcagg TTTTGGCCTGGCATCCCTGGACAACCTGGACATTCtcagga CATCAAGCCTTTTGCACAGCCCCCATacaccaccctcccagccccagtccctaCGCCTATTA GTTACGAGCCACTGCCTGCTCCTCGGGCCCCTGCTACCATAGCAACGCCAGTGTGGCAGGACCGGACCATCGCCTCTGACAAGCTCCGACTGCTAGAGTACTCTGCTTTTatggagagccagagagacgCAGACACg tTCAGTAAGCACCTGTTTGTCCACATCGGTCAGTGCAGCCCGGGCTACAGTGACCCGGTGCTAGAGTCAGTGGACGTGAGGCAGATATACGACAAGTTCCCTGAGAAGAAAGGGGGTCTGAAGGAGCTGTATGAGAAGGGACCACACAGCGCCTTCTTCCTCGTCAAGTTCTgg GCGGACCTAAGCAGTGACCTGGAGGAGGGACCTGGAGCCTTCTATGGCGTTAGCAGCCAGTACAGCGGCACAGAAAACATCACCATCAGCGTCTCCACCAAGGTCTGCTCCTTTGGCAAGCAGgtggtggagaaggtggag ACGGAGTATGCccgaatggagggagggaagtgtgTCTTTAGGATCCATCGCTCACCCATGTGTGAATACATGGTCAACTTCATCCACAAGCTGAAACACCTGCCAGAGAAGTACATGATGAACAGCGTCCTGGAGAACTTCACCatcctacag GTGGTGTCTAACAGGGAAACTCAGGAGACTCTGCTGTGTATTGCCTTTGTGTTCGAGGTCTCCACCAGCGAACACGGAGCTCAATACCACGTTTACCGCCTTGTCAAGGACTAA
- the tead3a gene encoding transcriptional enhancer factor TEF-5 isoform X4: protein MYGRNELIARYIKLRTGKTRTRKQVSSHLQVLARRKSREIQSKLKAMNLDQVSKDKALQSVANLSSAQIVSASVMKPQPPYPPPVRFWPGIPGQPGHSQDIKPFAQPPYTTLPAPVPTPISYEPLPAPRAPATIATPVWQDRTIASDKLRLLEYSAFMESQRDADTFSKHLFVHIGQCSPGYSDPVLESVDVRQIYDKFPEKKGGLKELYEKGPHSAFFLVKFWADLSSDLEEGPGAFYGVSSQYSGTENITISVSTKVCSFGKQVVEKVETEYARMEGGKCVFRIHRSPMCEYMVNFIHKLKHLPEKYMMNSVLENFTILQVVSNRETQETLLCIAFVFEVSTSEHGAQYHVYRLVKD, encoded by the exons ATGTATG GGCGCAATGAGCTGATAGCGCGCTACATCAAGCTGCGCACTGGGAAGACTCGCACACGCAAACAG gtctCTAGTCACCTGCAGGTCTTGGCGAGGAGAAAGTCACGTGAGATTCAGTCTAAGCTGAAG GCCATGAACTTG gaCCAGGTGTCAAAGGACAAGGCGTTGCAGAGCGTGGCTAACCTCTCGTCGGCTCAGATCGTTTCTGCCAGCGTGATGAAGCCCCAGCCCCCCTACCCCCCGCCTgtcagg TTTTGGCCTGGCATCCCTGGACAACCTGGACATTCtcagga CATCAAGCCTTTTGCACAGCCCCCATacaccaccctcccagccccagtccctaCGCCTATTA GTTACGAGCCACTGCCTGCTCCTCGGGCCCCTGCTACCATAGCAACGCCAGTGTGGCAGGACCGGACCATCGCCTCTGACAAGCTCCGACTGCTAGAGTACTCTGCTTTTatggagagccagagagacgCAGACACg tTCAGTAAGCACCTGTTTGTCCACATCGGTCAGTGCAGCCCGGGCTACAGTGACCCGGTGCTAGAGTCAGTGGACGTGAGGCAGATATACGACAAGTTCCCTGAGAAGAAAGGGGGTCTGAAGGAGCTGTATGAGAAGGGACCACACAGCGCCTTCTTCCTCGTCAAGTTCTgg GCGGACCTAAGCAGTGACCTGGAGGAGGGACCTGGAGCCTTCTATGGCGTTAGCAGCCAGTACAGCGGCACAGAAAACATCACCATCAGCGTCTCCACCAAGGTCTGCTCCTTTGGCAAGCAGgtggtggagaaggtggag ACGGAGTATGCccgaatggagggagggaagtgtgTCTTTAGGATCCATCGCTCACCCATGTGTGAATACATGGTCAACTTCATCCACAAGCTGAAACACCTGCCAGAGAAGTACATGATGAACAGCGTCCTGGAGAACTTCACCatcctacag GTGGTGTCTAACAGGGAAACTCAGGAGACTCTGCTGTGTATTGCCTTTGTGTTCGAGGTCTCCACCAGCGAACACGGAGCTCAATACCACGTTTACCGCCTTGTCAAGGACTAA
- the tulp1a gene encoding tubby-related protein 1 → MSGEKKLKKKPDRESTLTSGSEAKPKKTKVKKSEQASGEESTPSKNGKKVKKKKTEKEKDKPETTEKEVKKKVKSAPKKKKSSDNEDDSEDEGEVPQKKTKKKASKESDPSDAKDKKSKTQDNKSESKSDAKGKADKSKKKEPASMFQINGNKPDFVTKKKTFKAESEDSESEPETKPSKNKKKPASSPASMFQTGEKKEKEKKGKKKGKAEDSDEEDVEVTKKKKGKGKKKEEERPPSPEIEFDNLEEFVLQPAPQGRTVRCKVTRDKRGMDRGFFPTYYLHLDTNKKASKETEVFLLAGRKRKKSTTSNYLISIDATDLSRGGENYVGKLRSNLMGTKFTVFDNGLNPDRALRDISNARQELAAIIYETNVLGFKGPRKMSVIIPGMDDDSERVPIRAWSDNEGLLMRYQNRQMENLIELHNKTPMWNDNTASYMLNFNGRVTQASVKNFQIVHSKDNSYIVMQFGRVADDTFTLDYKYPMCAVQAFALALSSFDGKLACE, encoded by the exons ATGGAAAgaaggtgaaaaaaaagaaaactgagaaggagaaggacaaaCCGGAAACAACTGAAAAGGAAGTAAAGAAGAAAGTCAAAAGTGCTcctaaaaagaagaaaa GCTCCGACAATGAAGATGACAgtgaggatgagggtgaggtTCCTCAGAAGAAGACCAAGAAAAAAGCCTCCAAAGAAAGTGACCCTTCCGATGCCAAAGACAAGAAGTCCAAAACACAAG ACAACAAAAGTGAGAGTAAAAGTGATGCCAAAGGAAAGGCAGACAAGTCTAAAAAGAAGGAGCCAGCCTCCATGTTCCAGATCAATGGTAATAAGCCTGACTTTGTCACCAAGAAGAAAA cctttaaggcagagagtGAGGACAGTGAGAGTGAACCTGAGACTAAACCCAGTAAGAACAAGAAGAAGCCTGCATCCAGTCCGGCCTCCATGTTTCAGactggagagaagaaggagaaagagaagaaagggaagaagAAAG GAAAGGCAGAGGACAGTGATGAGGAGGATGTGGAagtgacaaaaaaaaagaaaggcaaAGGAAAGAAGAAG GAGGAGGAACGCCCCCCATCGCCAGAAATCGAGTTTGACAATCTGGAGGAGTTTGTCCTGCAGCCTGCCCCCCAGGGCAGAACCGTGAGGTGCAAAGTAACGAGGGATAAAAGAGGGATGGACCGTGGCTTCTTCCCAACCTACTACCTTCATCTGGACACTAACAAGAAG GCATCAAAAGAAACAGAG GTATTTCTACTAGCAGGGAGGAAGCGGAAGAAAAGCACCACCTCCAACTACCTCATCTCCATCGATGCCACGGATCTctccaggggaggagagaactaTGTAGGCAAATTGAG ATCGAATCTAATGGGAACCAAGTTCACAGTGTTTGACAATGGCCTGAATCCAGACAGAGCTCTCAGAGACATTTCTAATGCTAGGCAGGAGCTGGCAGCCATCATATAC GAGACTAATGTCCTGGGTTTCAAAGGCCCCCGAAAGATGTCTGTTATTATCCCCGGGATGGACGATGACAGTGAGAGAGTTCCCATTCGAGCTTGGAGT gATAATGAGGGTCTTCTGATGCGCTATCAGAACAGACAGATGGAGAACCTTATTGAGCTGCACAACAAGACACCGATGTGGAACGACAACACAGCTTCCTACATGCTCAACTTTAACGGACGTGTCACGCAAGCCTCCGTCAAGAACTTCCAGATTGTCCACAGCAAAGACA ATAGTTACATAGTGATGCAGTTTGGACGTGTGGCGGACGACACATTTACTCTGGACTACAAGTACCCCATGTGTGCTGTCCAGGCCTTTGCCCTTGCCCTCTCCAGCTTCGATGGCAAACTGGCATGTGAATAA
- the tead3a gene encoding transcriptional enhancer factor TEF-5 isoform X1 produces MYGRNELIARYIKLRTGKTRTRKQVSSHIQVLARKRVREYQTGIKESKLDERKTELSVGQLYYQKLYSIQKEAGQPDQVSKDKALQSVANLSSAQIVSASVMKPQPPYPPPVRFWPGIPGQPGHSQDIKPFAQPPYTTLPAPVPTPISYEPLPAPRAPATIATPVWQDRTIASDKLRLLEYSAFMESQRDADTFSKHLFVHIGQCSPGYSDPVLESVDVRQIYDKFPEKKGGLKELYEKGPHSAFFLVKFWADLSSDLEEGPGAFYGVSSQYSGTENITISVSTKVCSFGKQVVEKVETEYARMEGGKCVFRIHRSPMCEYMVNFIHKLKHLPEKYMMNSVLENFTILQVVSNRETQETLLCIAFVFEVSTSEHGAQYHVYRLVKD; encoded by the exons ATGTATG GGCGCAATGAGCTGATAGCGCGCTACATCAAGCTGCGCACTGGGAAGACTCGCACACGCAAACAG GTATCTAGTCACATTCAGGTGTTGGCGCGTAAAAGGGTACGAGAATACCAGACAGGCATCAAG GAAAGTAAGTTAgatgaaagaaaaacagaatTGTCAGTCGGCCAACTCTACTATCAGAAGCTTTACTCAATTCAGAAAGAGGCTGGACAGCCT gaCCAGGTGTCAAAGGACAAGGCGTTGCAGAGCGTGGCTAACCTCTCGTCGGCTCAGATCGTTTCTGCCAGCGTGATGAAGCCCCAGCCCCCCTACCCCCCGCCTgtcagg TTTTGGCCTGGCATCCCTGGACAACCTGGACATTCtcagga CATCAAGCCTTTTGCACAGCCCCCATacaccaccctcccagccccagtccctaCGCCTATTA GTTACGAGCCACTGCCTGCTCCTCGGGCCCCTGCTACCATAGCAACGCCAGTGTGGCAGGACCGGACCATCGCCTCTGACAAGCTCCGACTGCTAGAGTACTCTGCTTTTatggagagccagagagacgCAGACACg tTCAGTAAGCACCTGTTTGTCCACATCGGTCAGTGCAGCCCGGGCTACAGTGACCCGGTGCTAGAGTCAGTGGACGTGAGGCAGATATACGACAAGTTCCCTGAGAAGAAAGGGGGTCTGAAGGAGCTGTATGAGAAGGGACCACACAGCGCCTTCTTCCTCGTCAAGTTCTgg GCGGACCTAAGCAGTGACCTGGAGGAGGGACCTGGAGCCTTCTATGGCGTTAGCAGCCAGTACAGCGGCACAGAAAACATCACCATCAGCGTCTCCACCAAGGTCTGCTCCTTTGGCAAGCAGgtggtggagaaggtggag ACGGAGTATGCccgaatggagggagggaagtgtgTCTTTAGGATCCATCGCTCACCCATGTGTGAATACATGGTCAACTTCATCCACAAGCTGAAACACCTGCCAGAGAAGTACATGATGAACAGCGTCCTGGAGAACTTCACCatcctacag GTGGTGTCTAACAGGGAAACTCAGGAGACTCTGCTGTGTATTGCCTTTGTGTTCGAGGTCTCCACCAGCGAACACGGAGCTCAATACCACGTTTACCGCCTTGTCAAGGACTAA
- the tead3a gene encoding transcriptional enhancer factor TEF-5 isoform X2 encodes MYGRNELIARYIKLRTGKTRTRKQVSSHLQVLARRKSREIQSKLKESKLDERKTELSVGQLYYQKLYSIQKEAGQPDQVSKDKALQSVANLSSAQIVSASVMKPQPPYPPPVRFWPGIPGQPGHSQDIKPFAQPPYTTLPAPVPTPISYEPLPAPRAPATIATPVWQDRTIASDKLRLLEYSAFMESQRDADTFSKHLFVHIGQCSPGYSDPVLESVDVRQIYDKFPEKKGGLKELYEKGPHSAFFLVKFWADLSSDLEEGPGAFYGVSSQYSGTENITISVSTKVCSFGKQVVEKVETEYARMEGGKCVFRIHRSPMCEYMVNFIHKLKHLPEKYMMNSVLENFTILQVVSNRETQETLLCIAFVFEVSTSEHGAQYHVYRLVKD; translated from the exons ATGTATG GGCGCAATGAGCTGATAGCGCGCTACATCAAGCTGCGCACTGGGAAGACTCGCACACGCAAACAG gtctCTAGTCACCTGCAGGTCTTGGCGAGGAGAAAGTCACGTGAGATTCAGTCTAAGCTGAAG GAAAGTAAGTTAgatgaaagaaaaacagaatTGTCAGTCGGCCAACTCTACTATCAGAAGCTTTACTCAATTCAGAAAGAGGCTGGACAGCCT gaCCAGGTGTCAAAGGACAAGGCGTTGCAGAGCGTGGCTAACCTCTCGTCGGCTCAGATCGTTTCTGCCAGCGTGATGAAGCCCCAGCCCCCCTACCCCCCGCCTgtcagg TTTTGGCCTGGCATCCCTGGACAACCTGGACATTCtcagga CATCAAGCCTTTTGCACAGCCCCCATacaccaccctcccagccccagtccctaCGCCTATTA GTTACGAGCCACTGCCTGCTCCTCGGGCCCCTGCTACCATAGCAACGCCAGTGTGGCAGGACCGGACCATCGCCTCTGACAAGCTCCGACTGCTAGAGTACTCTGCTTTTatggagagccagagagacgCAGACACg tTCAGTAAGCACCTGTTTGTCCACATCGGTCAGTGCAGCCCGGGCTACAGTGACCCGGTGCTAGAGTCAGTGGACGTGAGGCAGATATACGACAAGTTCCCTGAGAAGAAAGGGGGTCTGAAGGAGCTGTATGAGAAGGGACCACACAGCGCCTTCTTCCTCGTCAAGTTCTgg GCGGACCTAAGCAGTGACCTGGAGGAGGGACCTGGAGCCTTCTATGGCGTTAGCAGCCAGTACAGCGGCACAGAAAACATCACCATCAGCGTCTCCACCAAGGTCTGCTCCTTTGGCAAGCAGgtggtggagaaggtggag ACGGAGTATGCccgaatggagggagggaagtgtgTCTTTAGGATCCATCGCTCACCCATGTGTGAATACATGGTCAACTTCATCCACAAGCTGAAACACCTGCCAGAGAAGTACATGATGAACAGCGTCCTGGAGAACTTCACCatcctacag GTGGTGTCTAACAGGGAAACTCAGGAGACTCTGCTGTGTATTGCCTTTGTGTTCGAGGTCTCCACCAGCGAACACGGAGCTCAATACCACGTTTACCGCCTTGTCAAGGACTAA
- the tead3a gene encoding transcriptional enhancer factor TEF-5 isoform X3, producing MYGRNELIARYIKLRTGKTRTRKQVSSHIQVLARKRVREYQTGIKAMNLDQVSKDKALQSVANLSSAQIVSASVMKPQPPYPPPVRFWPGIPGQPGHSQDIKPFAQPPYTTLPAPVPTPISYEPLPAPRAPATIATPVWQDRTIASDKLRLLEYSAFMESQRDADTFSKHLFVHIGQCSPGYSDPVLESVDVRQIYDKFPEKKGGLKELYEKGPHSAFFLVKFWADLSSDLEEGPGAFYGVSSQYSGTENITISVSTKVCSFGKQVVEKVETEYARMEGGKCVFRIHRSPMCEYMVNFIHKLKHLPEKYMMNSVLENFTILQVVSNRETQETLLCIAFVFEVSTSEHGAQYHVYRLVKD from the exons ATGTATG GGCGCAATGAGCTGATAGCGCGCTACATCAAGCTGCGCACTGGGAAGACTCGCACACGCAAACAG GTATCTAGTCACATTCAGGTGTTGGCGCGTAAAAGGGTACGAGAATACCAGACAGGCATCAAG GCCATGAACTTG gaCCAGGTGTCAAAGGACAAGGCGTTGCAGAGCGTGGCTAACCTCTCGTCGGCTCAGATCGTTTCTGCCAGCGTGATGAAGCCCCAGCCCCCCTACCCCCCGCCTgtcagg TTTTGGCCTGGCATCCCTGGACAACCTGGACATTCtcagga CATCAAGCCTTTTGCACAGCCCCCATacaccaccctcccagccccagtccctaCGCCTATTA GTTACGAGCCACTGCCTGCTCCTCGGGCCCCTGCTACCATAGCAACGCCAGTGTGGCAGGACCGGACCATCGCCTCTGACAAGCTCCGACTGCTAGAGTACTCTGCTTTTatggagagccagagagacgCAGACACg tTCAGTAAGCACCTGTTTGTCCACATCGGTCAGTGCAGCCCGGGCTACAGTGACCCGGTGCTAGAGTCAGTGGACGTGAGGCAGATATACGACAAGTTCCCTGAGAAGAAAGGGGGTCTGAAGGAGCTGTATGAGAAGGGACCACACAGCGCCTTCTTCCTCGTCAAGTTCTgg GCGGACCTAAGCAGTGACCTGGAGGAGGGACCTGGAGCCTTCTATGGCGTTAGCAGCCAGTACAGCGGCACAGAAAACATCACCATCAGCGTCTCCACCAAGGTCTGCTCCTTTGGCAAGCAGgtggtggagaaggtggag ACGGAGTATGCccgaatggagggagggaagtgtgTCTTTAGGATCCATCGCTCACCCATGTGTGAATACATGGTCAACTTCATCCACAAGCTGAAACACCTGCCAGAGAAGTACATGATGAACAGCGTCCTGGAGAACTTCACCatcctacag GTGGTGTCTAACAGGGAAACTCAGGAGACTCTGCTGTGTATTGCCTTTGTGTTCGAGGTCTCCACCAGCGAACACGGAGCTCAATACCACGTTTACCGCCTTGTCAAGGACTAA
- the tead3a gene encoding transcriptional enhancer factor TEF-5 isoform X5, whose amino-acid sequence MYGRNELIARYIKLRTGKTRTRKQVSSHLQVLARRKSREIQSKLKDQVSKDKALQSVANLSSAQIVSASVMKPQPPYPPPVRFWPGIPGQPGHSQDIKPFAQPPYTTLPAPVPTPISYEPLPAPRAPATIATPVWQDRTIASDKLRLLEYSAFMESQRDADTFSKHLFVHIGQCSPGYSDPVLESVDVRQIYDKFPEKKGGLKELYEKGPHSAFFLVKFWADLSSDLEEGPGAFYGVSSQYSGTENITISVSTKVCSFGKQVVEKVETEYARMEGGKCVFRIHRSPMCEYMVNFIHKLKHLPEKYMMNSVLENFTILQVVSNRETQETLLCIAFVFEVSTSEHGAQYHVYRLVKD is encoded by the exons ATGTATG GGCGCAATGAGCTGATAGCGCGCTACATCAAGCTGCGCACTGGGAAGACTCGCACACGCAAACAG gtctCTAGTCACCTGCAGGTCTTGGCGAGGAGAAAGTCACGTGAGATTCAGTCTAAGCTGAAG gaCCAGGTGTCAAAGGACAAGGCGTTGCAGAGCGTGGCTAACCTCTCGTCGGCTCAGATCGTTTCTGCCAGCGTGATGAAGCCCCAGCCCCCCTACCCCCCGCCTgtcagg TTTTGGCCTGGCATCCCTGGACAACCTGGACATTCtcagga CATCAAGCCTTTTGCACAGCCCCCATacaccaccctcccagccccagtccctaCGCCTATTA GTTACGAGCCACTGCCTGCTCCTCGGGCCCCTGCTACCATAGCAACGCCAGTGTGGCAGGACCGGACCATCGCCTCTGACAAGCTCCGACTGCTAGAGTACTCTGCTTTTatggagagccagagagacgCAGACACg tTCAGTAAGCACCTGTTTGTCCACATCGGTCAGTGCAGCCCGGGCTACAGTGACCCGGTGCTAGAGTCAGTGGACGTGAGGCAGATATACGACAAGTTCCCTGAGAAGAAAGGGGGTCTGAAGGAGCTGTATGAGAAGGGACCACACAGCGCCTTCTTCCTCGTCAAGTTCTgg GCGGACCTAAGCAGTGACCTGGAGGAGGGACCTGGAGCCTTCTATGGCGTTAGCAGCCAGTACAGCGGCACAGAAAACATCACCATCAGCGTCTCCACCAAGGTCTGCTCCTTTGGCAAGCAGgtggtggagaaggtggag ACGGAGTATGCccgaatggagggagggaagtgtgTCTTTAGGATCCATCGCTCACCCATGTGTGAATACATGGTCAACTTCATCCACAAGCTGAAACACCTGCCAGAGAAGTACATGATGAACAGCGTCCTGGAGAACTTCACCatcctacag GTGGTGTCTAACAGGGAAACTCAGGAGACTCTGCTGTGTATTGCCTTTGTGTTCGAGGTCTCCACCAGCGAACACGGAGCTCAATACCACGTTTACCGCCTTGTCAAGGACTAA